CTGACCTTAGTACGAGAGGACCGGGTTGGACGCACCTCTAGTGTACCAGTTGTCGCGCCAGCGGCAGCGCTGGGTAGCTACGTGCGGAAGGGAGAAACGCTGAAAGCATCTAAGTGTGAAACCCTCCACAAGATGAGATCTCCCGAGCCGCAAGGCTCCTAAAGGCTCCTGGAAGACGACCAGGTGATAGGCCAGGTGTGTAAGGATGGCGACATCCTCAGCTGACTGGTACTAATCAGCCGTGAGGCTTGACCATAAACCATATCGAACCCCGCACACGCGGGGGTCGGAACAAAACTACCGTTTGCAGGATATTCAGGAGTCACGCTCTTTCTCAATATTGCGGCGACACACCAGGCGCGCGCAGATGTCGCGCTCCCAGAGGCGTTTCGCGGGGCCTCCGCGCCCCATCGACGTCGCGAGCTCTTCCAGGACGCGACGTCGAGCGCAACAACAGAATCTCCACCATCAGTCGATGGTGGCCGCGGCAGGCTCGCCTGCCACGGACAGGCTCCCCGGTGGTCATAGGAGCAGGGTCACACCCGTTCCCATTCCGAACACGGAAGTTAAGCCTGCTACCGCCGATGGTACTGCATCCGCAGGGGTGTGGGAGAGTAGGTCACTGCCGGGAGTTGTTCCCTCGAGCCCGATGCGTTCCCCCGCATCGGGCTTCGTCTTGTACACCCTGCCCCGGAGTGGTCACGCGCCAAGCCTCGAAGCCCCTCCCCCTCACCGAGGCGTTCGCATCGTGACCGGATGGCTGGATCCGACCCGTTCGTAGACCGCCAGCGTGCCCTCCACCATCCGGTCGACCGAGTAGCACTCCACGAGTCGCCGGTATCCCGCCTCACCCATCGCGGCCGCGACACCCGGCGCCTCGAGGAGGCCCACGACCGCATCGGCCAGATCCCCGGGAGCCTCGGGCGCGACGAGTACGCCCGTCTCGCCGTCGGCAATCACCTCGCGCAGCGCATCGACCCTGGTCGCCACCACGGGGCGCCTCGCCGCCATCGCCTCGAGGGCGACCAGCCCGAACCCCTCGAATCGCGACGGAATGACGACGACGTCGCAGGCGGGCATCAGGCGGCTCGCGCGGTCGACCCACCCCGTGAAGACCACCTGTGCGTCGATGCCGAGCCGCCGCGCCAGCGCCTCGAGCGGCTGGCGCAGCGGCCCGTCACCGACCACGGCCAGACGGGCACCGGGCACCGCGTCGACGATCCGCGGAAACGCCGCAAGCAGCACATCGATGCCCTTCTGTTCGATCGATCGACCGATGACCCCGACAAGTGGCTCGCCGGCTCGCGCCCCGAGGCGGGCCCGGGCTTCGGTGCGGTCGCCGACTCCCGGCGCCTCGACATCCAGGCCATAACGCACCGTCACGACCCGCCCGGTTGCCACACCCTCCACCCGCACGACGAAGTCGGCCACCGCGTCGGAGATCGCCACGACCACATCCGCACGGGCCATCGACCAGCGCGTCAGCATCCGACAGGCCCAGCGACGGCGGAAACGGTCGGTGTTGTGGCGTGTCGACACGGCCGCCCGCACACCGGCGCGCCGCGCGGCCCAGAGCCCGAACACGTCGGCGTGCCACAAGTGCGTGTGGACGACGTCCGGCCTCAGGGCCGCGAGCCGGCGCGCCAGCGCCGGCCCCACGATCGGGTCGGCGTGGACGCGGATGGGCACGTACTCGAACGACACGCCGCGGCTCCGCAGCCCGTCCCCGAACCCGCGATCTCCAAGCGTCGGATCGACGAGCACGATCATGTGGATGTCGTGGCCCCGCCGAGCGAGCGCCGGCAGCAACCGGAAGAGGTGTCCCTCCGATCCCGCGATGCCCTTGACCTTGCTCACGTGGACGACCCGCATGACCTCGAACGTCCCCTACTCGGCCGGCCTACCCGCGGTCTCGCCTCCGACAGCCGACGGCCGGCGGAGTCCTTCGACGAGTTCGACCAGTCGCCGCATCCTGTCGTGATAGGTGTGACCCGCGAGCACGTGACGCTGCCCGGCGCGCGCGATCCGTCGGCGCTGTTCGTCGTGCGCAAGATAGTAGCCCACGAGCGAGCGAAGGTGGCCCGGGTCCTCGTAGACGACCAGGTGCTCGCCGGGCACGAACCAGCGGCGCGCGGCCGGGCAGTCGTCGGTGATCTGAAGGGCACCGACACCACAGACCTCGAACAACCGCATGTTCCCGCCATCGCGCATCGTGTCGCCGTGCGGGTTGGGGACGATGCGCGAGGCCGCGAGGGCACGCAGCATCGCCGGCCCGACCAACGGGCCGCGGTGGAACCGCCGCAGTGAAGGCGGCACTTCGTGGACGCTCCAGATGGCCAGGTCGAAGTCGCGCAGGGCCTCGAGTGCCTCCACGCGCTTCCGGTACAGTGCGGCGGGCACGAGGGTCCCGGCGAAGCCGACGTCGCACTCGAACTCTGTTCCTGCAGCCTCTCGCGCTGCCACGCAGAGCTCGACGTCGGCCGCGGACATCGGCAGCAGCTCGGTGCGGCGCGCGCCGAGCTGCCGCCACTGCGCGGCGTGACCAGCGTCGTTGGCGATGACGAGGTCGTAGACTCGGGCGGCCGCGCGCTCGATCGGTCGCGCGAACACCACGGGCGAATCGCCGCACGCATAGACGACGAGGGCCCCGGTCTCCCGCTTCACCGTCTCCAGCGTGGCCGCGGTGACGTCGGTGTTGTTGCCGATCACGACGACGACGTCCGGCGGTTCGCGCCTCGCGAGCTCGACGAGCCGACCGTTGCGGCGCCTGCGCCCCGGCGACAGCCATGGCACCCGTGACACCAGTGCTCGGACGGCACGGGCGAGCGACCGCCGCTCGGTCATCACGAGCGGACGGAACTCGTCGAGTGAGTCCACGTTCCGCCAGAAGACCGACGTCTCGTGACCGAGGTCCTTCAAAGCCTTCGTCCACGACGCCTCGGCCTGCGCGCTCGGGAACTCGTCCGGCAGTCGCGACCGACCGGGATCCGGATGATGCAGCGACGCCACGAACAGGAACTTCACCGGCTCGTCCTTCGTGGCATCAGCTGGCGCAACCCGCCGCCAAGCGCACGCCACTCGTCGTCGGATACGCCCCGCGCGAGGCGTACGCTCGCTGCGTACGCCAGAGCGAAGACGACGGCTCCCACGAGGGGAGAGGTGTGTCCCGCCGCGAGCAGCGCCAACACGGCGGCGACGGCGGCGGCCGCACCGACCCGGACGAGGCGACCGACCAGCAGACCCCAGGATTCCCGCAGCTCCACCCGAACCGCCCACCCCATGGCGACGAGCGCCAGTCCCTCGGTTGCGATGGACGCCCACCCGGCGCCGGCGACGCCGAGCCGTCGAATCAGCACGCCGAGCAGCAGCAGGTGGAGCCCGAGCGTCGCCCCGCGCACGACGAGCAGTGTCCGCTGACGGCGCTGGCACATCAGGACCTGCCCGAGCACTCCGGTGATCGCGCCGGCCACGGCGCTCCAGAGCAGCAGGGTCAGTACGGGTGACGTCCCGGAATAGGCGGCGCCGAACACGCGGGCGACGCCCCACTCTCCGAAGAGCGTGGCACCCACGGCGACGGGCACGGTCAGGACGAGACCGACGGCGCCGAGCCGCTCCATGAGCGTCAGGAACAGGCGGTGCTCGCCGCCGACCCATGCCCGCGCCATGGCGGGCAGGGCGGTGAGCAGCAGCGTGCCGACGAACAATTCCGTGACGCCGAACACGACCACGAACGCGGCCTGGAGTTGGCCCGTCGCGGCGGGTCCGAGCAGCGAGGTGGTGAAGAGCTTGTCGATGTGCAGCCTGGTGAGTCCGACGAGGGCGATGGCCGCCACGGGCCAGCCCTCTCGCAGCAGGCTGCCCGCGAGCGATCGCCGCACGGGCCACGTCGGTGCGAGGCCGAGCGCGCGCCAGTAGGCCGTGGCGCGCAGGAGCGACGCGGCCAGGATCGCCAGGTACACTCCCCAGAGCGCGAGGCCCCCGGTGACCAGTGCCGTGCCGGTCGTGGCCAGCGCCACCGCGTGCAGCGCCGTCAGCAGGGCTGCGGCACGGAGGCGTCCGGCCGCCACGAGCTGCGCGTGACAGATGTTGCCGAGCGTGTCCGTCACGAGCACGACGCTGGCCAGCGCGACGAGGAGACCCGGGACGGCCATGCCCGGCGACGCCAGGATCACGAACGACGCCCCCAAGGCCGCGACCACCGCCAGGGCGGGCTGAACGACCAGCGTCGTCGCGAGCACGGGGCTGGCGAGCCGCGGCCGCGCGGCCACGTCACGCGTGACCACCACGCCGAGGCCGGCGTCGGAGAGCGTCGCGGCGAGCGCCAGCACGGCGCCGATGGTGGCGTAGAGGCCGAGACCGAACGGCCCGAGGTGCTGGGCCACCACGACCTGCCACCCGAACATCGTGAGCCCGGACACCACCTTCGACACCCACAATGCGGTGGCGTTGCCGGCCAATCCCCGGGCCAGAAGGCTGGCTGAAGGTGGCGTGTCGGGAGGGAGCGGTGTTGGCTCTCCCGTGCGCTTCATCGGGCGACGCCCTCGACGGCGCACTGCTCGTACACGCGGTCCAACTGCGGAATGACGGCCTGCCACCCATGGCGTTCCGCAGCGAGCGTCCTGGCACGGCGAGCCATTTCGGCTCGCCGCGCGTGGTCGCGCACGACCGTCAACAGGCCGCCAGCGAGCGAATCGGCCGTTCGGTCGACCAATAGACCGGCTCCGGCGCGTTCGATGCCATCGAGATGTGTCTCCCGGGCCGCGACGACCGGCACACCGGCCGCGAGCGCTTCGAGCACAGCCATCGGCAGCCCCTCGCCGTAGGAAGGCAGCGCCATGACGTCGGCCGCCGCCAGTGCCGCGAGCTTCGTGTCGCCGACGAGCAGCCCCGGCATCGAGACACGGCGGTCGCAGCCGAGTCGAGACACCTGCGCCTCGACCGCCCGCCGGACTCCTGCATCCGGCCCGGCAATCAACAGGTGAACGGGGTGTCCTCCGGCCGCGAGCTTCTCCCCGGCCTCGACGAGGAGGTCCACGCCCTTTCGCGCATCGAGCCGGCCGAGGAAGAGCGCGACCGGCCGCTCCAGCGGCAGGCCGAGCCGCCGGCGGGCCGCCTCCTTCGCGGGCAGACGACCGTAGCGCTCGACGTCGACACCGTTCTGCACGACCGAGCAGCGGCCGGCGAGTCGCGGCACCCGCCACCGCCGGCACACGACGGCAACCTCCGCGGCCTCGGCCCGCGTGAGTGCCACGACGTGCGTCGTCCGTTCGAGCGTGGTCCTGGCGAGGCACTGGTCCCACGCGTACTTGGCCCATCGGCGTCCCGTGAGATAGGGCAGCGTGCCGTGCGGCGACAGGACGATCGGCACGGTCAGGCGCGACGCGATGCAGGCAGCGACGAGCGTTTCGACCGTGCGAAGCTCGTGACAGTGCACGACCGCCGGGCGGAGGTCCTCGAGACATGCGCGGGTCGCCGCGCCGAAGCCAACCGGCCACGAGAGGTTGAGCGCCCCCCTCAGCCACGGCGATCTCGTCCGGACACGGACGACATCGACGCCGTCGACGATCCGACGTTCACTCGGGCCGCGCTCGAACGGACCCAGCGTGTCGGTGGTGACGACCGCGACGCGATGTCCGGCGGCGGCCTGCGCCCGCGCCAGCCCCGAGACGGCTTCGACGACACCGCCCCACGCCCAGGCCGGCGCGTAGTAGGGCGTCACGTGGACGATCTTCATGGCGAGCGTATCGGCCCTCGTTTTCGGGCCGTCAGCGTGACGCCGGAACCGCGCCAGGCGCCGAGGGCGACGAGCCGGCGGTCGACGGCGGTGATGGCCTTGATGACGGCAGCGGCCAACCGCGGTGGAAGTGCGATCTGGCAGGCCAGGTACCCGGCGATCGCCGGGTGCCAGTTCGTCTCGGTGATGGCGAAGCGTTCGCCGATGGCGCCGATCCAGTCGACGCGACGCCCCGCACCTTCCATCGGCGAGAGCCCTTCGGCCTCCATGCTCGCGCGGACACGGTCGGGCGCCCGCAGTCCGAACCGCATCAGGCCGTGCCACTTCTGCCTGAACGCCATCTCTGACGGCAGCATCAGCAACACCGCCCCCGCGGCCAGCGCTGCGGCGGTCGAGTCGTGACCGACGAAGTCCGATACCCACAGCCGCCCACCGGGGCGGAGCGACCGATCGATGAGGTTCAGAACCGGCTGCGCATCGAGCAGGTGATGGAGGACACCCACGGCCACGACGAGGTCGGACGTGCCGGCGTCGATGTCGGGGCGATTGAGGTCCGCCAGCAGATAGCGGAGGCTGCCCGGCAGCGTCGCGGCCACCGACGCGTGATACCGTTCTGCCACGGCGAGCGCCTCGCGGCTGGCATCGAGCGCGACGACGCGCGCACCCCGGCGTGCCAGTGCGACCGAGAGCCAGCCCGAACCGCAGCCGAGTTCGAGCACTCGCATGTCAGGGTGCACCGAAGCGAGCAGGGCGTCGATGTCGCGGCCGCGCACCAGGCGGTTGAGCGGTGTCGAGCGGAGGACCTCCCAGTCGGGTGCGTGCGTCGCGGCCTCGTCACGGGCGACTCCGCCCCAGAACGCTGCCTCGCCGGCAAGCCGATCGGCGTACCCTTCAGGGGGCGGAGGTGGAGGACGCGTCATGTCGGCCCCGCGGTGGGAACATCGACTGTGGCTCTCGGTGCTCGGACTGGCCGTCGCCGTGCGGGCCGCCGTCTGGCTGAGCTTTCCAGGCATCTTCGATTTCGTCGCGACGGGCACCGTGCACGGGTCGGAGGCCTACGACGCCTACGCGGTCAACCTGCTGTCCACTGGCGTCTACGGCCGGGACGCCGGCGTGCCAGACGCCGCGCTTCCGCCACTCTACAGCCTGCTGCTCAGCGCCATCTACTTCGTGGCCGGCCGGTCGGCGCTCGCGGTGGCTGCTGTCCACACGGCCTGCGATCTGGCGTCGATGGTGTTCCTGCGGCGCATCGCCAGCGCGTTGGGCTGCGCGCCGCCCGCGGGCACGCTCGCGGCGCTCGGCATGGCGATCTATCCGTACCTGGTCTTCCAATCGCTGACGGTCAACGACACCTCGTTCTTCATCCTCCAGTTGCACGCGTTCACGTGGCTGGCCGTCCGCCTCGGCCACCCCGACCGTCGTACCGGCGTCGTGTGGTGGGTCGTGGCCGGCGGGGTGGTGCTCGGCCTGGCCACGCTCACCCGGCCGGTCATCCTGCCGCTCCTGGGATGGGTCGTACTGTGGTGGACGCTCCGCCTGCCCGTGCGAGATGTCGCCCTCAGGACCGTGGCCATCGCTGCGTCGGCGACGCTGGTGATCGGCGCCTGGGCCGCCAGGAACGCCCGCGTGTACGACGAGACCGTGGTCATCGCGACCAATGGCGGGTCGAACTTCTGGCAGGGCAACAACCCCCGCGCGCACGCCTACCTGGCCGCCGGGTACGACGTGCAGTGGATCTCGCCTGGACCGCTCGGGGGGATCGACTTCAGGGATCCGGCGGCGAACCGCGAGTTCATGGCCGAGGGGCTTCGCTTCTGGCGCGACCATCCAGGCGAGATCCCGGCTCTGCTCTGGACGAAGTTCCTCGTGCACTGGAGCATTGACGTGACGCCCCGGCGGCAACCCGCCTCGGACGCGGCAGTCACCCCCCGCGGTGAGGACGTGCGCCAGGTCGCTCAAGGCGACACCGTCGCGTTGTCCGGTCTCGGGCCGGGCCACGCCGTGTCGGCGTATGCCGAGCCGTTGTTCGATCGCTACGGTCGTCTCGTTCACCGGACCTTCTGGGGCCTCTCGCTCCTGCTGGCGTTCGTGGGAGTCTGGGCGACGCGTCGCGGCTGGCGCGACGTGTCGCTGCTGTGGTGCGTCCAGATCAACATGACGCTCGCGTACATGGTCTTCCACCCGTCCACACGCTATCGGCTGCCGAGTGATCCATTGCTCATGGTGTTCTCGGCCGCCGGCATCGTCGTCCTCGTGGCGTGGGCGGTTCGCGCGGCCCGACGCGTCCGGCCCGTCCGCTGAGAGGGCCATCGAGCCGCCGCCTCAGTCTTCGCGCGTCCGCCACGGACTCCGCGCGGGCACGCTGCCGATGTCCATGACGATGGCCTGCAGGATGAGCTGCAGGCCGACGACCAGCGGCAGCAGCGCCAGGACGATGGTGCCGGTCGGCGTCGGCTCGCCGGTGCCGGCGCGCGCCAGCCAGTTCTGGAGGCCGAAGGCCGACCCGACGAGCGTCAGCGCGACGCCCGACACGAGGAAGAGCGCCACGGGCGTGAAGTCGCGCACGAAGTGCTGGAACGCGATGCGGCGCACGAAGGCCCGCACCAGCCAGACCGGGAACGTCGCGACGGTCCGGCCAAGCGATAGCGAGCTCTGCTCGCCACGATAACGTGACGGGATGGAGATGTCCTGCGCGACGGCTCCGGCGAGGTAGGCCTCGCAGAGCAGCGACGACTCGAAGAAGTACCCGGGCCCGAGCCTCGAGAGCTCGATCTCCTCGAGGAGTTGCCGGCGGACGGCGACGAAGCCGTTCGTCGGATCGAAGACGTTCCAGTAGCCGGACGCGATCTTGGTGAGGAACGACAGGGCCACGTTGCCGAGCCGCCGCAAGACGGGCATGCCTCCGAGGTGCCTCCGGCGGAGGAATCGGTTTCCCTTCGTGAGATCGGCCTCGCCGCTGGCGATGGGGCGCAGCAACCGCGGCAGGTGCGCGTGATCCATCTGGCCGTCGCCGTCCATCTTCACGACGATGTCCGCCCCGCGGCCGAGGGCGTGCTCGTACCCGGTGATCATCGCCGCGCCGAGGCCGAGGTTGTCGTCGTGGCGAAGCACCTCGACCCTCGCGTCGCCGACCGAGGCGGCCGCGCTGGCGATGTCGTCCGGTGAGCCGTCGTCGACGACGACGACGAGGTCGACGAGCGGAGGCATCGCCCGGAGGACGCCGGGCAGGTGCGCGGCGACCTTGTAGCAGGGCACGACGACGGCCACCCGCTGGTCCTGGAACATTTCGAGGTCATAATCATGCCACACGATGGACCGTCCACCAGCGAGCGCACCCGACCTGTCGGTCGTGATCTTCGTGCGGATCTGGTGGCGGCTGCGCCGCGGCGTGTACGACGCGGGGCTCGATCACGTCGTCGGACCGGCGGCATCAGGAGACGGACGCCGATGACCTTGCTCGTCGTGTGCTCGTCGCTCGACCTGCGGGCACCGCTGTCGGCGACACCTGCCTGGTGGCAGCTGCTGAAGGGGCTGTACGAAGCCGGCGCGCACCTGCTGGTCACGACCTACCATGGCGCGACGCCGCAGGCGCCGTGGTGGCAGGCCTTCCCGAACCCCCTGCGGATCGCGGGCGACACCTTTGCCGGAGTCCGGGAGGTCGCGCGTCGCGTGAGGGGTGACGCACGGGGGCGGTCGGCGACGGGCTCCCGGCGTCGAGTGCCCGTCGAGGGCCTCGGGGATCGGCTCGTGAGGACGATGGCCCACGGCCTGGCGGCGCCCGTGTGGACCCGCCATCTGTCGTCCATTCTCGCGCGGCACGACGACGTCGAGGCCGTCCTGATGTTGTCGGTGCCGCCCAATCACGTGCGCGGCGTCGCGTCGGCCCTCCGCGCGCGCTTCTCCCGGCCAGTGATCTTCTACGATGGAGACGCGCCGGCCAGCCTGCCGGCCTGGAGCGGTTTCGCGACGGGGTTCCGCATCTACGATGGCGCGGATCTGGCGGAGTTCGACGCGGTCGTGTCGAATTCGGAGGGGGTGGTCGCCGACCTCGCGGCGCTCGGTGCGCGGCGGGTCCAGACGGTGCACTACGCTGCCGACCCCGAGATTTACCGGCGCCTCAGCGTGCGCCAGGACATCGACGTGTTCTTCTTCGGGCATACCACCGAGTACCGTGAGGAGTGGCTCGACTGGATGATTGGGCGCCCGTCCGTGGCCATGCCGGCGGCGCGGTTCGCCGTGCGCGGGCGGCGGCTCGATGGCCTCGGGTCGGCCGAGCGGCTGCCCTATCTGTCGTTCTCGAAGCTGCGCGAATACGTCTCCCGCAGCCGGGTGAACCTGGCAATCACCCGTCGTACGCACGCCGACGTCTTCGCCTCGTCGACCATGCGACCCTTCGAGCTGGCGATGATGGGCGCGTGCACCGTCGCCAATCCCTGTCTCGGCATCGAGCGCTGGTTCGACCCGGGCCGCGAGATCGTCGTCGTCGGGTCGACCGACGAGGCGCTGGACCGGTATCGGTTCCTGTTGTCGCACGAGAGTGAACGCGAGGCCATCGGTCGGGCGGCGAGACGGCGGGCCGTCGCCGAACACACGTTCGTGCACCGGGCCCGCGACCTGCTGTCCATTGTCCGGGACTGCTAGATGAAACCATGATGCGTGTCGCGGCGCTCGTGGGCCTCACGGTGTGCGGCGCGGGTTTCGCGGCCGCGTTCGTGGCGCGACCCCGCTCGGCCCCGATGCTGTTCATCGCGACGACCGTCGCGACGAGCCTGGGCGTGTCGACGCTCGTGATGTTCTGGTTGTTGGTCCTCCGCGCGGGTCGTGTCGACCGAGGGTCGATCCTCCTGTGCTGCGCGCTCGTCGCCCTGGCCGGGGCCGTGGCCTGCGTCCTGACGGCGCGGCCGATCGCGACCGTCGAGAGGCCGGCCGACCGGCGTCGAACGCTCTCGTGGGTGGCAGTGCCCGTCGCGATCACGTGCGTCGCCATCGGGCTGAACGCCTGGCTCTGGCCGTTCGGTGACGGCGATGCGCTGGCCGTCTACGGTCCCCTCGGTCGGGTCATCGTCGCTTCGGCCTCGCTCCCGGTCGGCGAGCGGCTGTACGAAGCGTACCCGCCGCTCGTGCCGCTGCTGTACGCCGCCGTGGAGTGGCTGCATGGCAGCCCGAGCGAAGCCTGGTCACGCGTCCTGACGACGACGTACGCCCTCGGCTGCGTCGTCGCGGCGTGGCATCTCGCCCGCGACATGGCGTCGGTCCGCGCGGCATGGCTCGCTTCGCTGCTGGTCATCAGCACGCCGGCGTTCGCGCGATGGGCGTCGAGCGGGTACGCCGACCTGCCGGCGGCGTGCTACGTCACGCTCGCGACGCTCTTCGCCTGGCGTTGGTGGACCGACCGAGAGCGATCGAGCGCCGTGGCGTGCGGTCTCGCGTGCGGCCTGGCCCTGTGGACCAAGAACAGCGTCATCACCCTCGGCGCGACCGCCGTCCTGCTCCCGCTGGCCTGGGCCTGGACTGGGCGGCCCCGCAGGGACGAGGGCCGCCGATCGGCGGCCGACCTGGCGCTTGGTGCGCTCGCCGGCGTGGCGGTCGCCGGACCCTGGTACCTCCGGAACCTGGTGGTGTTCGGCTTCGCGCTGCCCCCGACCGCCTGGACCGACCAGGCGCAGCCCGGCCTCGCGTCGTTGCTCGTGGGCCTGGCGCCGGCGCACGGCTTCGGCGTCCTGGGCTGGCTGTCGCTCGTCCTCGCGGGGGTCGTCGTCTTGCGCGTAGCGCGCGACCGCTCGCCGGCGGGGGCACAGGCGGCGCTCGTGGGCGCGGTGTGTGGACCGTTCTTCCTGGCGTGGTGGTGGTTTGCGAGCTACGATCCCCGGTTCCTCGTCACGATCGTTCCGGTGGTGGCGGCCTATGGCGGGGCGGTCGTCGACGGCTGGATGGCCAGGGCCTCGGCCCGGCGGTGGTGGGGGCGTCCGGCGGCGGCCATCGCGATCCTGGCGGTGGCCCTGTCCTGGGGCGTCACCCTCAGACGGGCCCTCGAGCACAAACGGCACGTGCTGCGGGCGCCCTGGATGGACGACGTCGAGCGGCACAGGCTCCAGGTGGGTGGACTCTACGAGGTAGGTCGGCTGATCGACGAGCTGCCCCCGGGCACGCGTGTCGCAGGGGTGCCGACGATGGCGCGATACTACATCGCGCCCGAGCGTCTTGGCGACGTCCGCTGGGTTGGCAGCCCACCGTTTCCCGACGGGCGGCTGGATGCCATCGTCACGCGCGACGGACGGGCGGAGGACGATCCCGTCGCTGGCTCGTCGGCACGCCCGGGGACGTGCGATGGAGAGGTCATCCTGAGCACGGCCGACGGGTTCGTCGTGTGTCTGGTGACCGTCGCCAGCGACGGGGTCGGGGGCGACGGGGAGCGTGGGTCATGGTGAAGCGGCCGGCGCCGACGTTGGTGGACATCCTCGACACCCCGTGGAAGGTGGGCCTCGAGCTGCGCCGCGCAGCGGTCGTCCCGATCGTACGCGGGTCGTTCGCCCTCCATGGGGTGCCGTGGAGCCGAGGCGGCCGGTTCTACGGGCTGCCGTCCATCCAGCGTCACCGTCGCAGCCGAATGATCATCGGCGCCCGGCTCGAACTGAGGAGTGCCTTCGCGTCCAACCCGCTCGGCATCAGGCAGCGCTGCCTGCTGGCCACCTGGCGCGCTGGCGCCGTGCTCGAGATTGGCGACGACGTCGGCATGAGCGGGACGGCCGTGTGCGCTGCGACGAGCGTGCGCATCGGCCATCGAGTGATGATCGGTGCGAACTCCGTGATCACCGACACGGACTTCCATCCCCTCTCCGCTGCCGACCGGCGGCTGCGCCCATCCGACGGGCCGACGGCGCCGGTCGTCGTCGGCGACGATTGCTTCCTGGGGATGCACGTGATCGTGCTCAAGGGGGCATCGATCGGCGCGGGCAGCGTCATCGGCGCCGGGAGCGTCGTCGTCGGCAGCATCCCGCCAGGGGTCGTCGCGGCGGGGAACCCCGCGGTGGTCGTGCGTCCGATCTCGGACCTCGACACGGGAGCGCTCAGGTGAGCGACCCGTCGCTCCGCATCGCGACGTTGCTGGCCATGTTCGTCCTCGCCGACACACTGGTGACGGTGCTCGTGGGGTTCAGGCCGATCCTGACGGTGCCCTTCGTCATCGGACTCGTGATCGTCGGGATCACGGCCGCGCGGCGGGCCAGTCGGGGGCATCCGTCTGAGCGCCTGCCACACGGAAGCCGGTGGGTGATCGTCCTGGTCGCGCTGGCGCTTCTCGTTCCCGTGGTCTGGCTGCCAGTACCGCTCGACACCGATGGACAGGGGTTCGGCCATCTGGCGCTCGCTGTGCGGGAGGGCGGCACGCTGACCACGCTCGCCCCGTGGCGTCCGGGCATCTCGTACCTCTATGCTCCAGGAGCGCTGGTGCTCCTGGCGCGCGTGTCGTCGCTCGTGCCCTGGCTGGCAATGAGCGAGGTCATGCTGTGGGTCGGGCATGCCGCCGGGCTGCTCTTCGTGTGCGTGGCGGGCGCGTGCGGCGCGGAGCTCGGCGCGTCGTTCGAGCGCCAGCACGGTCGGGAGGTGAGCAGCGGCGCCCCGACACGCCGCTGGCGGGCCGCGGCGACCCTCGCTGCGGCCGGGAGCGTTGGATATTGGACGGCGCTGATCGACTCGCACTACACGTCGACCCTGGCCCTGACGTTCGTCGTCGCGTGGATGGCCTGGTGGCTGCGCGCGCTGCGCACGTTCGACCGCGGCGCTGTCGTGGCGTCGGGCTGTGTGCTCGCGGCGGTCGTGGCGACCCACCAGGACACCGCCATCATC
The nucleotide sequence above comes from Acidobacteriota bacterium. Encoded proteins:
- a CDS encoding glycosyltransferase family 4 protein, whose amino-acid sequence is MRVVHVSKVKGIAGSEGHLFRLLPALARRGHDIHMIVLVDPTLGDRGFGDGLRSRGVSFEYVPIRVHADPIVGPALARRLAALRPDVVHTHLWHADVFGLWAARRAGVRAAVSTRHNTDRFRRRWACRMLTRWSMARADVVVAISDAVADFVVRVEGVATGRVVTVRYGLDVEAPGVGDRTEARARLGARAGEPLVGVIGRSIEQKGIDVLLAAFPRIVDAVPGARLAVVGDGPLRQPLEALARRLGIDAQVVFTGWVDRASRLMPACDVVVIPSRFEGFGLVALEAMAARRPVVATRVDALREVIADGETGVLVAPEAPGDLADAVVGLLEAPGVAAAMGEAGYRRLVECYSVDRMVEGTLAVYERVGSSHPVTMRTPR
- a CDS encoding methyltransferase domain-containing protein; the encoded protein is MTRPPPPPPEGYADRLAGEAAFWGGVARDEAATHAPDWEVLRSTPLNRLVRGRDIDALLASVHPDMRVLELGCGSGWLSVALARRGARVVALDASREALAVAERYHASVAATLPGSLRYLLADLNRPDIDAGTSDLVVAVGVLHHLLDAQPVLNLIDRSLRPGGRLWVSDFVGHDSTAAALAAGAVLLMLPSEMAFRQKWHGLMRFGLRAPDRVRASMEAEGLSPMEGAGRRVDWIGAIGERFAITETNWHPAIAGYLACQIALPPRLAAAVIKAITAVDRRLVALGAWRGSGVTLTARKRGPIRSP
- a CDS encoding glycosyltransferase, with translation MKFLFVASLHHPDPGRSRLPDEFPSAQAEASWTKALKDLGHETSVFWRNVDSLDEFRPLVMTERRSLARAVRALVSRVPWLSPGRRRRNGRLVELARREPPDVVVVIGNNTDVTAATLETVKRETGALVVYACGDSPVVFARPIERAAARVYDLVIANDAGHAAQWRQLGARRTELLPMSAADVELCVAAREAAGTEFECDVGFAGTLVPAALYRKRVEALEALRDFDLAIWSVHEVPPSLRRFHRGPLVGPAMLRALAASRIVPNPHGDTMRDGGNMRLFEVCGVGALQITDDCPAARRWFVPGEHLVVYEDPGHLRSLVGYYLAHDEQRRRIARAGQRHVLAGHTYHDRMRRLVELVEGLRRPSAVGGETAGRPAE
- a CDS encoding glycosyltransferase, producing MKIVHVTPYYAPAWAWGGVVEAVSGLARAQAAAGHRVAVVTTDTLGPFERGPSERRIVDGVDVVRVRTRSPWLRGALNLSWPVGFGAATRACLEDLRPAVVHCHELRTVETLVAACIASRLTVPIVLSPHGTLPYLTGRRWAKYAWDQCLARTTLERTTHVVALTRAEAAEVAVVCRRWRVPRLAGRCSVVQNGVDVERYGRLPAKEAARRRLGLPLERPVALFLGRLDARKGVDLLVEAGEKLAAGGHPVHLLIAGPDAGVRRAVEAQVSRLGCDRRVSMPGLLVGDTKLAALAAADVMALPSYGEGLPMAVLEALAAGVPVVAARETHLDGIERAGAGLLVDRTADSLAGGLLTVVRDHARRAEMARRARTLAAERHGWQAVIPQLDRVYEQCAVEGVAR
- a CDS encoding oligosaccharide flippase family protein, which gives rise to MSKVVSGLTMFGWQVVVAQHLGPFGLGLYATIGAVLALAATLSDAGLGVVVTRDVAARPRLASPVLATTLVVQPALAVVAALGASFVILASPGMAVPGLLVALASVVLVTDTLGNICHAQLVAAGRLRAAALLTALHAVALATTGTALVTGGLALWGVYLAILAASLLRATAYWRALGLAPTWPVRRSLAGSLLREGWPVAAIALVGLTRLHIDKLFTTSLLGPAATGQLQAAFVVVFGVTELFVGTLLLTALPAMARAWVGGEHRLFLTLMERLGAVGLVLTVPVAVGATLFGEWGVARVFGAAYSGTSPVLTLLLWSAVAGAITGVLGQVLMCQRRQRTLLVVRGATLGLHLLLLGVLIRRLGVAGAGWASIATEGLALVAMGWAVRVELRESWGLLVGRLVRVGAAAAVAAVLALLAAGHTSPLVGAVVFALAYAASVRLARGVSDDEWRALGGGLRQLMPRRTSR